From Bacteroidota bacterium, a single genomic window includes:
- a CDS encoding nitrilase-related carbon-nitrogen hydrolase: protein MKIALVQYQPTADLNASIKRGLEALETAAQAGARLVAFPELAFTPFYPQHCATPLSKDLAEPIPGPTTAIFQEAAKRLGVVVVLNLYERDGDDAYDTSPVIDADGTLLGKTRMMHITDYEAFYEQGYYTPGDTGMPVYDTAVGKIGVAICYDRHYPEYLRALALAGAELVIVPQAGALDEWPGGLYEAELKVASFQNGYFMALANRVGKEAVLTFAGESFVTDPFGQVVAQAPKAEEAILYADLDLARCNESPAKKLFFQHRRADQYGSLVKTPAPVR, encoded by the coding sequence ATGAAAATAGCCCTCGTTCAATACCAGCCCACTGCAGACCTGAATGCTTCAATCAAACGCGGACTGGAAGCGCTCGAAACAGCTGCGCAAGCAGGCGCCAGGCTTGTTGCTTTCCCGGAATTGGCCTTCACCCCCTTTTACCCCCAACACTGCGCAACACCGCTTTCGAAAGACCTGGCAGAGCCTATCCCGGGTCCTACTACCGCCATTTTTCAGGAAGCAGCCAAACGCCTTGGCGTAGTTGTCGTCCTGAATCTGTACGAGCGTGATGGTGACGACGCCTATGACACCTCACCCGTTATTGATGCAGATGGTACGCTGCTCGGTAAAACGCGCATGATGCATATCACTGATTACGAAGCATTCTATGAGCAAGGGTACTATACACCCGGAGATACGGGGATGCCGGTTTATGATACAGCTGTCGGCAAAATTGGTGTGGCCATTTGTTACGACAGGCACTATCCGGAATACCTGCGAGCCCTGGCGCTTGCCGGCGCCGAACTGGTGATTGTCCCGCAGGCCGGCGCACTGGATGAATGGCCAGGCGGACTCTACGAGGCTGAATTAAAAGTGGCTTCTTTCCAGAATGGGTATTTCATGGCCCTTGCCAACCGTGTCGGCAAAGAAGCCGTACTCACATTTGCAGGGGAATCGTTCGTTACAGATCCGTTTGGACAGGTTGTTGCGCAAGCGCCAAAAGCAGAAGAGGCCATTCTGTATGCAGATCTCGACCTTGCGCGGTGTAATGAATCGCCGGCTAAAAAGCTGTTTTTCCAGCACCGCCGGGCAGACCAGTATGGGTCGCTGGTCAAAACACCTGCCCCGGTGCGTTAA
- a CDS encoding thioredoxin fold domain-containing protein, with product MKHIFSFLIIGLLISPPALKAQTDDGNSPIPPNTQPLEWQDFGEALEAAEVSGRALMVDVYAPWCPWCQRLQKEVYAKDDVRAYLNKNFETVRLDIDDADKVIHFKGYELSASELAAGLGAEGTPTIVFLSSTGDYITRVPGFIEAPDFMHVLHYINTGAFQTESFQDYRKRNP from the coding sequence GTGAAGCACATTTTTTCCTTTTTAATCATCGGGTTGTTGATTTCGCCCCCCGCCCTCAAAGCCCAAACCGATGATGGTAATTCTCCGATACCCCCAAACACGCAGCCACTTGAGTGGCAGGATTTTGGCGAGGCATTGGAGGCCGCAGAGGTTAGTGGACGAGCTTTGATGGTTGATGTCTATGCGCCGTGGTGTCCATGGTGTCAGCGGCTTCAAAAAGAAGTGTACGCCAAGGATGATGTGCGCGCATACCTCAATAAAAATTTTGAAACGGTACGGTTGGACATCGATGATGCTGATAAAGTCATCCATTTCAAGGGCTACGAACTCAGCGCATCCGAATTAGCCGCCGGCCTGGGTGCAGAAGGGACCCCAACCATTGTATTTCTGTCTTCAACCGGCGACTACATCACGCGTGTGCCCGGGTTTATCGAAGCGCCGGACTTTATGCACGTCCTCCACTACATCAATACAGGCGCTTTTCAAACCGAATCTTTTCAGGATTACCGCAAGCGCAACCCCTGA
- a CDS encoding glycosyltransferase, protein MPLSDPDILFAITGDPRYNSRALKQLEVLTAAGYDVHVVGLAAAPASEMLYERIRLQLLERPSGGGPKFFWQTHQLFSAYVAGVKARAYHASDLYVLPALSGRVKKTGGKLVYDARERYPYVASTVGRPWARFFWEMLESRHIRRADSVFTVSQSIASHIAASYNIALPDVLYNVPAFKKAVPSEQLRETLDIAVSQTVILHQGKMQKSRGCLLLLQAMQHVAGATLVFLGDGPLRQPLEVAVAQYGLQDRVKFKAAVLPDELHAFTCSADIGVTLLEDTCLNHRYALPNKLFEYLMAGVPVLGSDLPEVGGVIEDYGVGRVVDASDPAQIGAVLQEMVDAPADRAKWAAASPAVFETFNWENASQVLRRNYKNLIPVPEQ, encoded by the coding sequence GTGCCATTATCTGATCCAGATATTCTTTTTGCAATTACCGGAGATCCACGATACAATTCGCGGGCGCTCAAACAACTGGAGGTACTCACAGCAGCCGGATACGATGTTCACGTTGTTGGACTTGCTGCTGCACCTGCTTCGGAGATGCTCTACGAAAGGATCCGTCTGCAGTTACTGGAACGGCCTTCGGGGGGCGGGCCAAAGTTTTTCTGGCAGACACATCAGCTTTTTTCTGCGTACGTCGCCGGCGTGAAAGCGCGTGCGTACCATGCAAGTGATCTCTATGTGTTGCCGGCACTTTCCGGACGCGTAAAAAAAACAGGCGGCAAACTGGTCTACGATGCCCGTGAGCGTTATCCGTACGTGGCGTCAACAGTTGGCCGGCCCTGGGCGCGGTTTTTCTGGGAAATGCTCGAATCGCGCCATATACGCCGCGCTGATAGCGTCTTTACCGTGAGCCAGAGCATCGCTTCTCACATCGCTGCCTCCTACAACATCGCATTGCCGGACGTGCTGTACAATGTACCGGCCTTCAAAAAAGCAGTGCCTTCTGAACAGCTTCGAGAAACGCTGGACATTGCGGTATCGCAAACTGTCATTTTGCATCAGGGGAAAATGCAGAAGTCACGCGGGTGTTTGCTGCTGCTTCAGGCCATGCAACACGTGGCAGGGGCAACGCTTGTGTTTTTGGGAGATGGACCCCTGCGGCAACCCCTTGAGGTAGCGGTTGCACAATATGGACTTCAGGATCGGGTCAAGTTCAAGGCCGCTGTATTACCCGACGAACTGCACGCATTCACTTGCTCGGCAGATATTGGGGTCACCTTGCTGGAAGACACGTGTCTGAACCATCGATATGCGCTACCGAACAAATTGTTTGAATACCTGATGGCCGGCGTGCCTGTGCTGGGAAGCGACTTGCCTGAAGTGGGCGGTGTTATAGAAGACTACGGTGTAGGCCGCGTTGTAGATGCTTCGGACCCTGCGCAAATTGGTGCGGTATTGCAGGAGATGGTAGATGCGCCGGCTGATCGAGCAAAATGGGCTGCTGCATCCCCTGCAGTATTCGAAACTTTTAACTGGGAAAATGCATCACAGGTACTCCGGCGAAATTACAAAAACCTAATCCCTGTACCAGAACAGTGA
- a CDS encoding sigma-70 family RNA polymerase sigma factor encodes MAGKNAFDSKLVKKAQQGDAEAREHLMKALDPLLRAFFIKRIGFKSEVDDLVQNTLMRVHKGLEDLKDQSSLKAFAMKAALFELQDLYRGRYSAKETLYDPDHAPKPDADEMTTPTQMDLEKALSALSPRARRIIELREYGYRYEEIANIVGSTEAAIKMQVKRAFEKMRELLISLLVITVIASLRGSMLR; translated from the coding sequence ATGGCCGGCAAAAACGCGTTCGATAGCAAGCTAGTTAAAAAAGCGCAACAAGGCGATGCTGAAGCTCGTGAGCATCTAATGAAAGCGCTCGACCCGCTGCTACGCGCCTTTTTCATCAAGCGCATAGGCTTTAAGTCGGAAGTAGACGATCTGGTCCAGAATACCCTCATGCGCGTACACAAAGGACTTGAAGACCTGAAAGATCAGTCAAGTCTCAAAGCATTTGCCATGAAAGCCGCCCTGTTCGAGTTGCAAGACCTCTATCGCGGCAGATACAGCGCAAAAGAAACGCTTTACGACCCGGACCACGCACCGAAACCGGATGCTGACGAGATGACCACACCAACCCAGATGGATCTCGAAAAAGCCCTCTCCGCCCTCTCCCCCCGCGCACGCCGCATTATTGAATTGCGTGAATATGGATACCGCTACGAGGAAATAGCCAATATTGTAGGTTCAACAGAAGCAGCCATCAAAATGCAGGTCAAGCGCGCGTTTGAGAAAATGCGGGAATTGCTGATTAGTCTACTGGTCATCACCGTCATCGCTTCACTCCGCGGATCGATGTTGCGATAG
- a CDS encoding sigma-70 family RNA polymerase sigma factor translates to MTELAPHFFRRAYSRLVAQLSRRIGAAYIEDIEDAVQTALQKALESWVVAGVPPNPDAWLYRVAHNEIIGALRQAAGRRRLLLQQTTALQPGRTDEEGTATAEETDLLRMLFVCCDPHIPEPSQLVFALKILCGFSAREIALRLFTSEANVYKRLTRARNRLRENPPQTDGLTKGTYTARLPAVHRILYLLFTEGYLSGHAAFAIREELCNEALRLASLLVEHPVGQVPETYALLALMELHAARMTARQDAMGGLLLLEEQDRSRWDKARIGRGLSWLAKSAAGGHYSRYHAEAGVAAAHCMAPSFEATQWDKIVGCYELLEQMAPSAIHRLNLAVAMAEWKGADAGLAVLKTFEPPTWLTGSYLWVAVMADLHRRIGNVQEAARYREEALKLAPTPSIKTLLERRLQP, encoded by the coding sequence ATGACTGAGTTGGCGCCGCACTTTTTCCGGCGCGCATACAGCCGGCTGGTTGCCCAGCTGTCGCGCCGGATTGGTGCAGCATATATCGAAGACATTGAAGATGCTGTTCAGACGGCATTGCAAAAAGCGCTGGAGTCCTGGGTTGTGGCGGGTGTGCCGCCCAACCCGGACGCCTGGTTGTACCGCGTAGCCCATAATGAGATCATTGGGGCCTTGCGGCAGGCTGCTGGCCGGCGTCGCTTGCTTCTACAGCAGACCACAGCGTTGCAGCCAGGGCGTACAGATGAGGAGGGTACAGCTACAGCTGAAGAGACCGACCTCTTGCGGATGCTGTTTGTATGTTGTGACCCGCACATCCCTGAGCCTTCCCAGCTTGTATTTGCACTAAAGATTCTCTGTGGTTTCAGTGCGCGCGAAATAGCCCTTCGGTTGTTTACCAGCGAAGCCAACGTGTATAAACGGCTGACACGTGCCCGCAATCGGTTGCGCGAAAACCCACCACAAACAGATGGCCTCACGAAAGGTACCTACACCGCGCGTTTGCCGGCTGTACATCGCATTCTGTACCTCCTTTTTACCGAAGGTTACCTGTCAGGACACGCGGCCTTTGCCATTCGGGAAGAGCTTTGCAACGAAGCCCTGCGACTGGCGAGTTTGTTGGTGGAGCATCCTGTGGGGCAAGTGCCCGAAACGTACGCTTTGCTTGCCCTGATGGAGTTGCACGCTGCGCGCATGACAGCGCGGCAGGATGCAATGGGAGGATTGCTCTTGTTGGAAGAACAAGACCGCTCCAGGTGGGACAAGGCGCGTATAGGACGTGGACTCTCCTGGCTGGCCAAGTCGGCTGCCGGCGGACATTACTCTCGTTACCATGCTGAAGCCGGCGTTGCAGCTGCGCATTGCATGGCGCCATCTTTTGAGGCCACACAGTGGGATAAAATTGTAGGATGTTATGAATTGCTCGAGCAAATGGCACCTTCAGCCATTCACCGCCTCAACCTTGCTGTAGCCATGGCGGAATGGAAAGGCGCCGATGCCGGGCTTGCTGTGTTAAAAACATTTGAGCCTCCAACATGGCTCACTGGCTCGTATTTATGGGTTGCTGTGATGGCAGATTTGCACCGGCGGATAGGAAATGTGCAGGAGGCGGCGCGCTATCGAGAAGAGGCCCTTAAACTTGCACCCACTCCCTCAATAAAAACCCTGCTGGAACGCCGGCTGCAGCCTTAG
- a CDS encoding YciI family protein, protein MSKTYLCIQRSAPGGSPGLSPAQMEAIYSKFHNWKEKFQDNIVDLGGMLGDGRVVREEGATDGPFVESKEVIGGYMIIKAETMEKAVQVAHESPGVHAGSSVEVREIVIPDHD, encoded by the coding sequence ATGTCCAAAACCTATCTTTGTATTCAGCGCAGCGCCCCCGGCGGCAGTCCCGGTTTGTCTCCAGCGCAGATGGAAGCGATCTACTCCAAATTTCATAACTGGAAAGAGAAATTTCAGGACAATATTGTTGACCTGGGAGGCATGCTCGGTGACGGCCGGGTTGTGCGTGAAGAGGGCGCGACAGATGGCCCGTTTGTCGAATCCAAGGAAGTTATTGGGGGCTACATGATTATCAAAGCGGAGACGATGGAGAAGGCTGTACAGGTTGCACACGAAAGCCCTGGCGTGCATGCTGGATCGAGCGTGGAAGTCCGGGAAATAGTCATCCCTGATCATGACTGA
- a CDS encoding RNA methyltransferase translates to MTRRHLSDQRRKAIASLARRKGRQTLQLMLIEGWRSVAAALEAGAPVIEVLLTPSMAVDTAVLELLDGRQGVVIYEITEKVARQISAVNTAPGIFAVAEIGKTSVSTLHTFQTVLALDSVQDPGNVGTIIRTAAWFGIDAVLGNADTADFFSPKVVRATMGGIWDTALVREPAFVEALAALKAAGFQLVGADLEGTVLPKWQPADKTVLVIGGEANGISAPVQALLDDRVTIVGNQSGAGTESLNAAIAAGIIMQHWTAG, encoded by the coding sequence GTGACACGCCGGCATTTATCAGATCAACGCCGCAAGGCCATCGCTTCGCTTGCCAGAAGAAAAGGTCGACAAACCCTGCAGCTCATGCTGATAGAGGGATGGCGCTCCGTTGCCGCTGCACTTGAGGCAGGCGCTCCGGTCATTGAAGTGCTGCTTACTCCAAGCATGGCTGTTGATACCGCTGTGCTGGAATTGCTTGATGGGCGGCAAGGTGTGGTTATTTACGAAATCACCGAAAAAGTAGCCCGGCAGATTTCTGCCGTGAATACAGCGCCCGGTATTTTTGCTGTAGCAGAAATCGGCAAAACATCGGTCAGTACATTGCACACTTTCCAAACCGTGCTCGCGTTGGATAGTGTGCAAGATCCGGGGAATGTAGGCACAATCATCCGTACAGCCGCCTGGTTTGGTATTGATGCGGTTTTGGGCAATGCTGATACAGCAGATTTTTTTAGCCCCAAAGTGGTACGGGCTACGATGGGTGGTATTTGGGATACTGCACTAGTACGCGAGCCAGCATTTGTTGAGGCGTTAGCGGCATTGAAGGCCGCCGGATTCCAGTTGGTTGGCGCTGATCTGGAAGGTACAGTGCTGCCGAAATGGCAACCTGCAGACAAAACTGTGCTGGTGATTGGTGGCGAAGCAAATGGCATTTCAGCCCCCGTCCAGGCCCTGCTGGATGACCGGGTGACGATTGTTGGCAATCAATCTGGAGCTGGCACAGAATCGCTCAATGCAGCCATTGCAGCGGGTATTATTATGCAACATTGGACTGCCGGCTAA
- a CDS encoding Glu/Leu/Phe/Val dehydrogenase encodes MPTKKGVYAKSVYKEPSPFAHKDDPFHAMIERFDIAADILNLEKGFYEYLCAPAHIHITSNPIVMDDGEIKVFKGFRVIHNDVLGPGKGGIRYAPDVNLSEVKALAAWMTWKCAVVNVPFGGAKGGVVCNPREMSPGELERLTRRYTSSMIEVFGPDKDIPAPDMNTNEQIMAWILDTYAMHSRRTDMAVVTGKPLSLGGSQGRKEATGRGVMRCTLAAMERIGMKPGSASVAVQGFGNVGSVAARLLQEQGCKIVAVSDVSGGYYNADGLDIETMIEYAAANKYSLEGYKNAEKISNNELLTLDVDVLVPAAKEDQITKANAPNIKAKIIAEGANGPTTPEADDILNENGVLVIPDILANAGGVTVSYFEWVQNRHGYFWSLDRVNRRLDRMMREAFDSVYDTAEKHNISMRIGAYVLSIDKVASALRIRGIYA; translated from the coding sequence ATGCCAACAAAGAAAGGCGTTTACGCCAAATCCGTATATAAAGAGCCCTCCCCGTTCGCACACAAGGACGATCCGTTCCACGCGATGATTGAACGCTTTGATATCGCAGCGGACATCCTGAATCTGGAAAAAGGGTTTTACGAATACCTGTGCGCGCCGGCACATATTCATATCACGTCCAACCCAATCGTAATGGACGACGGTGAAATCAAGGTGTTCAAAGGCTTTCGAGTAATCCACAATGATGTTCTTGGTCCCGGCAAAGGTGGGATTCGGTACGCACCTGACGTCAATTTGTCGGAAGTAAAAGCGCTGGCAGCATGGATGACGTGGAAGTGTGCCGTTGTAAATGTGCCTTTTGGTGGTGCAAAAGGAGGCGTGGTGTGTAATCCGCGAGAAATGAGTCCGGGCGAACTGGAACGCCTGACCCGCCGATACACCTCAAGCATGATTGAGGTTTTTGGCCCCGACAAAGACATTCCGGCGCCAGACATGAATACCAATGAGCAAATCATGGCCTGGATCCTCGACACTTACGCCATGCACTCGCGGCGTACAGACATGGCCGTAGTTACAGGGAAGCCCCTTTCGCTTGGCGGTTCGCAGGGGCGTAAAGAGGCTACCGGACGCGGTGTGATGCGCTGCACCCTTGCCGCCATGGAACGCATTGGAATGAAGCCCGGTTCAGCTTCCGTTGCTGTACAAGGATTTGGCAATGTGGGCTCCGTGGCAGCTCGGCTCTTGCAAGAGCAAGGCTGTAAAATTGTTGCTGTAAGCGATGTATCAGGCGGCTACTACAATGCTGACGGCCTTGATATCGAAACCATGATCGAATACGCTGCAGCCAACAAGTACAGCCTTGAAGGCTATAAAAACGCAGAAAAGATCTCGAATAACGAATTGCTCACGTTAGATGTGGATGTCCTTGTGCCGGCTGCCAAAGAGGACCAGATCACCAAAGCAAATGCCCCGAACATAAAAGCAAAAATCATTGCTGAAGGCGCCAATGGTCCAACAACACCGGAAGCTGATGACATTCTGAATGAAAACGGTGTGCTGGTTATCCCCGACATTCTCGCAAACGCCGGCGGTGTAACCGTATCCTACTTCGAATGGGTACAAAACCGACATGGGTATTTCTGGAGCCTCGACCGCGTCAACAGGCGCCTCGACCGTATGATGCGCGAGGCGTTTGATAGCGTCTATGATACAGCCGAGAAGCACAACATTTCGATGCGCATTGGGGCCTACGTGCTCTCTATCGATAAGGTAGCCAGCGCACTACGGATCCGCGGCATCTACGCTTAA